The following proteins are co-located in the Haloarcula rubripromontorii genome:
- a CDS encoding AAA family ATPase, with translation MTVIGIVGLPGSGKSEAANVAAEMDVPVVTMGDVIREECRDRGLDPASDHGTVAKALREENGPAAIAERSLPMIEGELESNDTVLVDGIRSDVEVEAFESAFGDAFLLVEIDAPFELRADRLDIRGRDASADDGGESLEDRDARELGFGMGEAMDMADLTIENTETLAAFQRTVRTLIRDGPEALDQ, from the coding sequence ATGACAGTTATCGGTATCGTCGGGCTGCCGGGCAGCGGGAAAAGCGAGGCAGCGAACGTCGCCGCCGAGATGGACGTGCCGGTCGTGACGATGGGCGACGTCATCCGCGAGGAATGCCGTGACCGCGGGCTTGACCCCGCATCGGACCACGGGACAGTCGCGAAGGCGCTCCGGGAAGAGAACGGCCCGGCCGCCATCGCCGAGCGCTCGCTCCCGATGATCGAGGGGGAACTCGAATCGAACGACACCGTCCTCGTCGACGGCATCCGATCAGACGTGGAGGTCGAGGCGTTCGAATCGGCCTTTGGCGACGCGTTCTTGCTCGTCGAGATAGACGCCCCCTTCGAACTGCGAGCGGACCGGCTTGACATTCGTGGCCGGGACGCCTCGGCCGACGACGGCGGCGAATCGCTGGAGGACCGCGACGCTCGCGAACTCGGCTTCGGGATGGGCGAGGCCATGGACATGGCCGACCTGACTATCGAGAACACGGAGACGCTGGCCGCATTCCAGCGGACCGTTCGCACACTGATACGGGACGGGCCGGAGGCACTCGACCAATGA